In a genomic window of Corallococcus silvisoli:
- a CDS encoding PA14 domain-containing protein encodes MVACGQPSEEEATQEKWATAEEALNGSSCRPTVAPETLPGAPTGLDLVCQGPWEYRRECFKLSNTSACPQIGYETKPCMVDATCSHSTRSTVTYTDIKAAGKNIYIQYCDYSEKPPCENTNTSDYTYTCQARAAQLLLNLEADGKRDPKFPLAIVSAYSTGNRVLGSPETLNSGGTGWSQTVTTTPWTEGCSITVSNVASSWTTSPHPECGQVPSTCPDPSRPKYDYCRAPTHGTEADPATCDGLSGGGLYYSVGGLSQNALKSTADAQADIRTGFPNRPRCMTADDTPYASVETKYTRLATQLDAVAPAAVDGPLLKFKLVNALKLLFELHADNPAFDSNVQAGGYATRRARVQALYTAYPEINHFFRVDPTVDFTWNLDAPAPFMSPDTFSVRWTGFVEAPQTGTYAFHVKWDDSVRLWVDGQLLLERPTYLGEVWHQVSVPLTAGRHALKLEHSEGGWAAGIRLHWQPPGAPSVTPIPTNRLFTPDQASNGLLGEYFDNEDFTSDTCSTGLPAPSASFTASQEVIGTLALCQRMLDSHVSSTAASTLLDTCTAAATGIEQLASSGYDTQAYWPVYDSITSQLLIKGLPGMTTTLGSENRIAELRAKLIAIQRWYGASRAHLSPTAAPSPALMAQTSQVMQAFWKGAWLKDELGLTATNDTQAETVRAKVLSDGFVADRQVLLAAFGEAGTPPLTGAPLLYLLDDSLRGLNERMLDVSRLHDMGCRFVSCSTRSTVTSQLWNVLANLNDASALQTKVTAAANVSADWKRVFNRMVSGHAALRSAVEDALGLPAGTYVANDLFDRPVSGSAMSLTAMLREAQARATGYAVNGLFTSENEQTLKVGLDAQKQAAILAQLNKIIGELDGDLTAYNANRKTLVLELLAQLQNQGNLANLDNRSLLLDAQLKSLNKDFNGLRVSQAVEEARLGDFMDGFEALYPAIAEQGQVMLKTESSLIVPNRGRMGPNANDVQGMASLKLDGSTFKLQPSLGSQLVVQVSGRWSPTCALGLTSGPNGSMVKVRTPLPAQTPIMTGPEGFSVTNSQEVYTATANETVNSEGNFANATNTETFCAGFNPNIPIIGGIGGVNSCMSSESGTTWSRTWNQTSSTGSNAHTTFSVARGVRSPLAPFPDEPVGSLLLVEVVRGMTDRANVRSARVLQSPSTSLLVNAQSDYYVVVNDAAIVASTPTAACEGWVGHSQLDVRVAELSPQSSEAIQITTSMVSGLAKMKAQAQSYVSQGRLLPSQINSLRSKAFSDLYLACGCTSLEGYPESLRTLFGTFVEKALVDVEREVELVNIERQLRQVALEIQALEDDRTYAQTQSRLLALAPAWTLRNLDGTALRVKLEALDEVMSQWLAPTVRILHPSTLTNFTSSELNLLNALTAIDPASPSTDITVLAQTAKQAAQAVETRLAATRIIGPANPVLDVIVSIPRQDKTPVTLYRKADPALSKAVWDDILANRNPTLTLTPEHFFSLSGGQKLLPCNQVTPIVRTLAVYGVLPAGSSSDPYTIPLGLTPAMRFPAASSLFQYDFATAEYLGPSAQLMFGTMAELTAPTNNKLDAYLSTSSVAAGLSPFTSYHLDVQSIVGNYLPPAPGLINPNSPLAKTLELLVVFRVETKQEAPSVKPPGVMRCQ; translated from the coding sequence ATGGTCGCCTGCGGGCAACCTTCCGAGGAGGAAGCCACCCAGGAGAAGTGGGCCACGGCCGAAGAGGCCCTGAACGGTTCCAGTTGCCGGCCCACGGTGGCGCCGGAAACCCTGCCAGGGGCTCCCACGGGGCTGGATCTGGTCTGTCAGGGGCCCTGGGAGTACCGCAGGGAGTGCTTCAAGCTGAGCAACACGTCGGCATGCCCCCAGATTGGCTATGAGACCAAGCCCTGCATGGTGGACGCCACCTGCAGCCACTCCACCCGGAGCACCGTCACCTATACGGACATCAAGGCGGCCGGAAAGAACATCTACATACAGTACTGCGACTACTCAGAGAAGCCCCCCTGCGAGAACACCAACACGAGCGATTACACGTATACGTGTCAGGCCCGGGCCGCGCAGCTGCTGTTGAACCTGGAAGCCGACGGGAAGAGGGACCCCAAGTTCCCCCTGGCCATCGTGTCTGCCTATTCGACGGGAAACCGTGTGCTCGGCAGCCCTGAGACGCTCAATAGCGGCGGGACCGGATGGAGCCAGACCGTCACCACGACCCCGTGGACGGAAGGCTGCTCCATCACCGTCAGCAACGTGGCGTCCTCTTGGACGACCAGCCCGCACCCCGAGTGCGGTCAGGTCCCCTCCACCTGTCCTGACCCCTCGCGGCCCAAGTATGACTATTGCCGTGCGCCCACGCATGGCACCGAAGCCGATCCGGCGACGTGCGACGGATTGTCGGGCGGAGGCCTGTACTACTCTGTCGGAGGCCTGTCGCAGAACGCGCTGAAGAGCACCGCTGACGCCCAGGCTGACATCCGCACGGGCTTCCCCAACCGCCCGCGCTGCATGACGGCGGACGATACGCCCTATGCGTCCGTGGAGACCAAGTACACCCGGCTGGCGACCCAGCTGGACGCGGTCGCTCCGGCGGCGGTGGATGGCCCGCTGCTGAAGTTCAAGCTCGTCAACGCGCTCAAGCTGCTGTTCGAACTGCACGCGGACAACCCGGCCTTCGACTCGAACGTGCAGGCGGGTGGGTACGCCACGCGCCGCGCGCGGGTCCAGGCCCTCTACACGGCCTATCCGGAGATCAACCACTTCTTCCGGGTGGACCCGACGGTGGACTTCACCTGGAACCTGGATGCCCCGGCCCCCTTCATGTCGCCGGACACCTTCTCCGTGCGCTGGACGGGCTTCGTGGAGGCGCCCCAGACGGGCACGTATGCCTTCCACGTGAAGTGGGATGACAGCGTCCGCCTGTGGGTGGACGGCCAGCTCCTGCTGGAGCGCCCCACCTACCTGGGCGAGGTCTGGCACCAGGTCAGCGTCCCGCTCACCGCGGGCCGCCATGCCCTGAAGCTGGAGCACAGCGAGGGTGGCTGGGCCGCGGGCATCCGGCTGCACTGGCAGCCCCCGGGCGCCCCGAGCGTCACGCCCATCCCCACGAACCGGCTCTTCACGCCGGATCAGGCCAGCAACGGCCTGCTGGGGGAGTACTTCGACAACGAGGACTTCACGTCCGACACCTGCTCCACGGGCCTGCCCGCGCCGTCGGCCAGCTTCACCGCCTCCCAGGAGGTGATTGGCACGCTGGCCCTCTGCCAGCGGATGCTGGACAGCCACGTCTCCAGCACCGCGGCCAGCACCCTCCTGGACACATGCACGGCGGCCGCGACGGGCATCGAACAGCTCGCGTCCTCCGGCTACGACACCCAGGCGTACTGGCCCGTCTACGACAGCATCACCTCGCAGCTGCTCATCAAGGGGCTGCCGGGCATGACGACGACGCTGGGCAGCGAGAACCGCATCGCGGAGCTGCGCGCGAAGCTCATCGCCATCCAGCGGTGGTACGGCGCGTCCCGCGCCCACCTGTCGCCCACGGCCGCGCCGTCGCCAGCGCTCATGGCCCAGACGAGCCAGGTGATGCAGGCCTTCTGGAAGGGCGCCTGGCTGAAGGATGAGCTGGGGCTCACCGCCACCAATGACACGCAGGCGGAGACGGTCCGGGCCAAGGTCCTGTCCGACGGCTTCGTGGCGGACCGCCAGGTCCTGCTCGCGGCCTTCGGTGAGGCGGGCACGCCGCCGCTCACCGGAGCGCCGCTGCTCTACCTGCTGGATGACTCGCTGCGTGGGCTGAACGAGCGGATGCTGGACGTGAGCCGCCTGCACGACATGGGCTGCCGCTTCGTGTCCTGCTCCACCCGGTCCACCGTCACGAGCCAGCTCTGGAACGTGCTGGCGAACCTGAATGATGCGTCCGCGTTGCAGACGAAGGTCACCGCGGCGGCCAATGTGTCGGCGGACTGGAAGCGGGTCTTCAACCGGATGGTCTCCGGCCACGCCGCCCTCCGCTCCGCGGTGGAGGACGCGCTGGGGTTGCCGGCGGGAACCTACGTCGCCAACGACCTGTTCGACCGGCCGGTGTCCGGTTCCGCCATGTCCCTGACAGCGATGCTGCGCGAGGCCCAGGCCCGCGCCACCGGCTACGCGGTCAATGGCCTCTTCACCTCCGAGAACGAGCAGACCCTCAAGGTGGGGCTGGACGCGCAGAAGCAGGCGGCCATCCTCGCCCAGCTCAACAAGATCATCGGCGAGCTGGACGGCGACCTCACCGCCTACAACGCCAATCGCAAGACGCTGGTGCTGGAGCTGCTTGCCCAGCTGCAGAACCAGGGCAACCTGGCCAATCTGGACAACAGGAGCCTCCTCCTGGATGCGCAGCTGAAGTCGCTGAACAAGGACTTCAATGGACTGCGCGTGAGCCAGGCCGTGGAGGAGGCCCGCCTGGGTGACTTCATGGATGGCTTCGAGGCCCTGTACCCGGCCATCGCGGAGCAGGGCCAGGTCATGCTGAAGACCGAATCCTCCCTGATCGTCCCCAACCGGGGACGCATGGGGCCCAATGCCAATGACGTGCAGGGAATGGCGTCGCTGAAGCTGGATGGATCCACCTTCAAGCTCCAGCCCTCCTTGGGCAGCCAGCTCGTCGTCCAGGTTTCAGGCCGCTGGTCCCCGACCTGCGCGCTGGGGCTGACCAGTGGTCCCAATGGCAGCATGGTGAAGGTGCGGACCCCGCTTCCCGCTCAGACGCCCATCATGACGGGGCCCGAAGGCTTCTCCGTGACGAACTCGCAGGAGGTCTACACGGCGACCGCCAACGAGACGGTGAACTCGGAGGGCAACTTCGCCAACGCGACGAATACCGAAACGTTCTGCGCCGGGTTCAATCCCAACATTCCCATTATCGGAGGCATTGGCGGGGTCAACTCCTGCATGAGCTCCGAGAGTGGCACCACGTGGAGCCGGACGTGGAATCAGACGTCCTCCACCGGCAGCAACGCGCACACCACCTTCTCCGTGGCGCGCGGCGTGCGGTCTCCCCTGGCGCCGTTCCCGGACGAGCCGGTGGGCAGCCTCCTCCTGGTGGAGGTGGTGCGGGGCATGACGGATCGCGCCAATGTGCGCTCGGCGCGCGTGCTCCAGTCTCCGTCCACCTCGCTGCTGGTGAACGCGCAGTCGGACTACTACGTGGTCGTCAACGACGCGGCCATCGTGGCCAGCACGCCCACCGCGGCGTGTGAGGGGTGGGTGGGCCACTCCCAACTGGACGTGCGCGTCGCGGAGCTGAGCCCGCAGTCCAGCGAGGCGATCCAGATCACCACGTCGATGGTGTCCGGATTGGCCAAGATGAAGGCGCAGGCCCAGTCCTACGTGTCCCAGGGGCGGCTGCTGCCGAGCCAGATCAACAGCCTGCGCAGCAAGGCCTTCAGCGACCTCTACCTGGCCTGCGGCTGCACGAGCCTGGAGGGTTACCCGGAGAGCCTCCGCACCCTCTTCGGCACCTTCGTGGAGAAGGCACTGGTCGACGTGGAGCGGGAGGTGGAGCTCGTCAACATCGAGCGGCAGCTGCGGCAGGTCGCGTTGGAGATCCAGGCGCTGGAGGACGACCGCACCTATGCCCAGACCCAGTCCCGGCTGCTGGCCCTGGCTCCGGCCTGGACGTTGCGCAACCTGGATGGCACGGCCCTGCGGGTGAAGCTGGAGGCCTTGGACGAGGTGATGAGCCAGTGGCTGGCTCCCACCGTGCGGATCCTGCATCCGTCCACCCTGACGAACTTCACCTCGTCCGAGCTCAACCTGCTGAACGCGCTCACGGCCATCGACCCGGCCTCTCCCAGCACGGACATCACCGTGCTGGCGCAGACGGCGAAGCAGGCGGCACAGGCGGTGGAGACGCGCCTGGCGGCGACGCGAATCATCGGACCGGCCAACCCGGTGCTGGACGTCATCGTCAGCATTCCCCGCCAGGACAAGACGCCCGTCACGCTCTACCGCAAGGCGGACCCGGCCCTGTCGAAGGCGGTCTGGGATGACATCCTGGCGAACCGCAACCCCACGCTGACCCTCACGCCGGAGCACTTCTTCAGCCTGTCGGGCGGACAGAAGCTGCTGCCCTGCAATCAGGTGACGCCCATCGTCCGGACCCTGGCGGTCTACGGCGTCCTGCCTGCCGGCAGTTCGTCCGACCCGTACACGATTCCCCTGGGCCTGACGCCGGCGATGCGCTTCCCGGCGGCGTCCTCGCTGTTCCAGTATGACTTCGCCACGGCGGAGTACCTGGGGCCCTCGGCGCAGCTGATGTTCGGCACGATGGCGGAGCTGACGGCGCCGACCAACAACAAGCTGGACGCGTACCTGTCGACGTCGTCAGTGGCCGCGGGACTGTCGCCTTTCACCAGCTACCACCTGGACGTGCAGTCCATCGTGGGCAACTACCTGCCGCCTGCTCCCGGACTCATCAACCCGAACAGCCCGCTGGCGAAGACCCTCGAGCTGCTGGTGGTCTTCCGGGTGGAGACGAAGCAGGAGGCTCCCAGCGTGAAGCCTCCCGGCGTGATGCGCTGCCAGTAG
- a CDS encoding immunity protein TriTu family protein produces MLEALMGMGLIDMHRSWSSDRGPGFASKGIVVSFVEGGPASAYVDFESELTMGRVSLWENGLCDVELLSAETGEQVLYQHHEGVGVDRLVLLLEGLVERIGEARP; encoded by the coding sequence ATGCTGGAAGCGCTGATGGGAATGGGTTTGATTGACATGCATCGATCCTGGTCCTCAGACAGAGGGCCAGGGTTCGCCAGCAAGGGAATCGTGGTGAGCTTCGTGGAGGGGGGACCCGCGAGCGCCTACGTCGACTTCGAATCCGAGCTGACGATGGGGCGCGTCTCCCTCTGGGAAAACGGCCTCTGTGACGTGGAACTCCTGAGCGCCGAGACTGGTGAGCAAGTTCTGTATCAACACCACGAAGGGGTCGGGGTGGACCGTCTGGTGCTGCTGCTTGAGGGGCTTGTGGAACGGATAGGAGAGGCACGACCATGA
- a CDS encoding RHS repeat-associated core domain-containing protein, producing MRSVLGLVAGLWCGQVLAQPFNDALVQAPQLDAPRRGSLVGQYAATELGPADVSRGGFSLASTFAVPTERGVLHAQVFPSYSPEGGIGEWGQGWGVSLAMTRTRVIGELDYSNDELTGPWGRMVKGTDGRWYPVGLKSNVRMEEQGTTLVALLPDGSRWTFGGTARVQTARGTYAWHLTQVVDVTGHKTKLEWTANASGRLFLTRASYGGLGDDFQERVDFIHEPVTTAFVDWRSGEALRLDRRVTRVEARSKDAVTGLFGLRWSYAVGYHQDALGPAFQLEFVQRTYASGQSAPAVTYAYERASDLLPSVSPRFIPKFDGVMLAYSEGVALPSESTPLDDGDDGLVDLENRTDFSLIRQQPGGYTFDPLPPAALDARIECRPDASAFNQPRLLARMRPEQTDYQVVSLSWNAFLSKTEMLVCERDGHPVHQGWLHDAWELGPNTRLVDLNRDRRPDLLAVYPGGYSVLPNESTATAYAFAAVPVTGTLNLQVQPQATWVHDFNGDSVPDLVVRSYNDLFVYAGKGQFLFEPEPHIYEAHFPDDSPVSLAGFELSFTDINNDGLQDVIAGSQYGALLLVNDGTRLVQVPVPALELLAWNSSFPVVQDLEGTGNTELFFVENGLANSVALDAPGTGLLKSADDGKGTRLAFTYARSPVAAQQGARQPVLDTLTVQSSGQETRTYQYTYGQPAMHSVGRFLLGYGQVTREGVHVLEETHFLNDDDSAGVLLSSRVRDDKAPRVEQFSVRRYQDVSLAGLPWKRLQAQEQGWRSTTDGQQVSELTEYDGYTADICPTRVMTTTAQGTLTTERTRASVSGLGLAMHCLESRTVLTGQHAQSWMDFRHEGLVERDSRGLVTAVRSVAGSQTLTLQEVTYNPDASLASIFVPGRGAATFHQEPGRRLLYQTNAPDGVVTRVVDRDSLTDAVLTLEVDRGGTPYRRFFRYDGQERLSREWDSLGGTSLNPKQTYGYQYATATAPGSFQLTTLVDASQGAVRESIEYVTASGDGLTAAHRIPEGWTFDSLSRKDGARAELRTLLRPSVGPSVNMLAMDYAALLAGGRQVAFSSASAFGHDAATTTAFHEGVEKQVATSLGFESGALTQTAVENGTFTASRTLDAAKRVLMQEDEAHTRYGYHYDASGRLREVLLPDGATHRVHYDGHGRVGQLVRQGIATVEYTYDATAGFIARKSYASPSGVVQRQVAMAYDTLGRLSTETHSATAGSGTQVYRYYHDGASPSGPATLDQKGFLTAVAGDGYVKMFTYREDGKLTSRTLELTGWRTVQTQLAYNDAGDISSTTTVVKAANGTPLSSDTQAYKLDGHGRLKEAWLGTGGTTPAPWASLAYDGEGRVSSVDFSGGTHVGFGYDALTRRRTTRVQSTPTWNATTAQRLNARGLVESEDFTVGAQSWQRDYTYSPQGFLTQAQDAHDSYLYGYAPEGLPLSIEENGTTRPVTRVGNTLTAGSAIYTFDALGRAVTKGNLQLTYGPNGHVASATRGTTQWHFLYDEGGQRILKREGATPVAAYLEAGEYLDASGLTLPVHFAGQLVGVIQQGVFRPLAADARGTLLTDTAGAPFVASPYGNRTTHPDVSPALEFVQKGYDADLGLIRMGVRDYDATLGQFLSPDGLFLESPDQCLASPSECNLYSYARGNPTGFTDPSGKCSASLETGIDCMGPALAQGAAIEAEMVDAWRGGNYGTATVAGVLNVGNGAIVVSMFLVQGVVDVGNGTYIATSGFMEGNYDKALSGSVQTLMAFTFARLGQTATALSAELSPAGRIAAGLAAGKSAAMVESSSMSTASRIVPKASTAAPVVTAGSEAGGSIAVQPKRIYSARELLRRVEEPGPYHNFPESFNKQIFEQGTRTSTPNFFTRPKAGWSSEGVMYSMPGSVNGVQGTFEIGVRVSNSSKVELIMHRFFKPTR from the coding sequence ATGCGAAGCGTGTTGGGTTTGGTCGCCGGACTGTGGTGCGGGCAGGTGCTTGCCCAGCCCTTCAATGATGCGTTGGTACAGGCGCCGCAATTGGATGCGCCCCGTCGCGGAAGCCTGGTGGGGCAGTACGCGGCCACGGAGCTGGGGCCCGCGGACGTGAGCCGGGGAGGCTTCAGCCTGGCCTCCACGTTCGCCGTGCCCACGGAGCGCGGGGTCCTCCACGCCCAGGTCTTCCCCAGTTATTCGCCGGAGGGAGGCATTGGCGAGTGGGGGCAGGGCTGGGGTGTGTCGCTGGCCATGACGCGCACGCGTGTCATTGGCGAGCTGGACTACTCGAACGACGAGCTCACCGGTCCCTGGGGCCGGATGGTGAAGGGGACGGACGGGCGGTGGTACCCCGTGGGTCTCAAGAGCAACGTGCGCATGGAGGAGCAGGGGACCACCCTGGTGGCCCTGCTTCCGGACGGCAGCCGCTGGACGTTCGGCGGTACCGCGCGCGTGCAGACGGCGCGAGGCACCTATGCGTGGCACCTCACGCAGGTGGTGGACGTCACCGGGCACAAGACGAAGCTGGAGTGGACGGCCAACGCCTCTGGCCGCCTCTTCCTGACGCGTGCCTCCTATGGGGGCCTGGGGGATGACTTCCAGGAGCGGGTGGACTTCATCCACGAGCCGGTGACGACGGCCTTCGTGGACTGGCGGTCCGGAGAGGCGCTGCGGTTGGACCGGCGCGTGACGCGCGTGGAGGCTCGCAGCAAGGATGCGGTCACGGGACTGTTCGGGCTGCGCTGGAGCTACGCCGTCGGCTACCACCAGGACGCGCTGGGCCCCGCCTTCCAGCTTGAATTCGTGCAGCGGACGTATGCGTCGGGGCAGTCCGCCCCGGCGGTGACGTATGCGTATGAGCGCGCCTCGGACCTCCTGCCGAGCGTGTCGCCGCGCTTCATCCCCAAATTCGACGGCGTGATGCTGGCCTACTCCGAAGGGGTGGCCCTGCCCTCCGAGTCCACGCCCTTGGATGACGGGGACGACGGGTTGGTGGACCTGGAGAACCGCACGGACTTCAGCCTCATCCGGCAGCAGCCGGGCGGCTACACCTTCGACCCGCTGCCTCCGGCCGCCCTGGACGCGCGCATCGAGTGCCGGCCGGATGCGTCCGCGTTCAACCAGCCCCGGCTGCTGGCGAGGATGCGTCCCGAGCAGACCGACTACCAGGTGGTGTCGCTCTCCTGGAACGCGTTCCTGTCGAAGACGGAGATGCTGGTGTGCGAGCGGGATGGGCACCCGGTGCATCAGGGCTGGCTCCATGACGCGTGGGAGCTGGGTCCCAACACCCGCCTGGTGGACCTGAATCGGGATCGGCGGCCGGACCTGCTGGCCGTCTACCCGGGTGGCTACAGCGTGCTGCCCAACGAGAGCACGGCCACCGCGTATGCCTTCGCGGCCGTCCCGGTGACGGGCACGCTGAATCTCCAGGTCCAGCCCCAGGCCACCTGGGTGCATGACTTCAACGGGGACAGCGTGCCGGACCTGGTGGTGCGCTCCTACAACGACCTCTTCGTCTACGCGGGCAAGGGCCAGTTCCTCTTCGAGCCGGAGCCGCACATCTACGAGGCGCACTTCCCGGACGACAGCCCGGTGTCGCTCGCGGGCTTCGAGTTGAGCTTCACGGACATCAACAACGACGGCCTGCAGGACGTCATCGCCGGCAGCCAGTACGGGGCGCTGCTGCTGGTGAACGACGGGACGCGCCTGGTGCAGGTGCCGGTCCCCGCGCTGGAGTTGCTGGCGTGGAACTCCAGCTTCCCGGTGGTGCAGGACCTGGAGGGCACGGGCAACACGGAGCTGTTCTTCGTGGAGAACGGCCTGGCGAACTCCGTGGCGCTGGATGCGCCCGGCACGGGGCTCCTGAAGTCCGCGGACGACGGCAAGGGGACGCGGCTCGCCTTCACCTACGCGCGCAGCCCGGTGGCCGCCCAGCAGGGCGCGCGCCAGCCGGTGCTGGACACGCTGACGGTGCAGTCCAGCGGGCAGGAGACCCGGACGTACCAGTACACCTACGGCCAGCCGGCGATGCACTCCGTGGGTCGGTTCCTGCTGGGCTATGGGCAGGTGACGCGTGAGGGCGTGCATGTGCTGGAGGAGACCCACTTCCTCAACGACGACGACAGCGCGGGCGTGCTGCTGTCCTCGCGCGTGCGCGATGACAAGGCGCCACGGGTGGAGCAGTTCTCGGTGCGCCGTTACCAGGACGTGTCGCTGGCAGGTCTGCCGTGGAAGCGGTTGCAGGCCCAGGAGCAGGGCTGGCGCTCCACGACGGACGGCCAGCAGGTGTCGGAGCTCACGGAGTACGACGGGTACACCGCGGACATCTGCCCCACGCGGGTGATGACGACGACGGCGCAGGGGACGTTGACCACGGAGAGGACGCGGGCGTCGGTGTCCGGGCTGGGCCTGGCGATGCACTGCCTGGAGAGCCGCACGGTGTTGACCGGGCAGCATGCGCAGTCCTGGATGGACTTCCGCCATGAGGGCCTGGTGGAGCGCGACTCGCGGGGACTGGTCACCGCCGTGCGCAGCGTGGCGGGATCGCAGACGCTGACGTTGCAGGAGGTGACGTACAACCCGGACGCCTCCCTGGCCTCCATCTTCGTGCCGGGCAGGGGCGCGGCGACCTTCCACCAGGAGCCGGGACGACGGCTGCTGTATCAGACGAACGCACCGGACGGCGTGGTGACGCGCGTGGTGGACCGCGACTCGCTGACGGACGCGGTGTTGACGTTGGAGGTGGACCGGGGAGGCACGCCCTACCGGCGGTTCTTCCGCTATGACGGCCAGGAGCGGCTGAGCCGGGAGTGGGACAGCCTGGGTGGGACCTCACTCAATCCCAAGCAGACGTATGGCTATCAATACGCCACGGCGACCGCGCCAGGCTCGTTCCAGCTCACCACCCTGGTGGACGCCTCTCAGGGGGCGGTGCGGGAGTCCATCGAGTACGTCACGGCCTCGGGAGACGGTCTCACCGCGGCCCATCGGATTCCGGAGGGCTGGACCTTCGACAGCCTGAGCCGCAAGGACGGTGCACGCGCGGAGCTGCGCACGCTGTTGCGGCCGTCGGTGGGGCCATCGGTGAACATGCTGGCCATGGACTACGCGGCGCTGCTGGCGGGAGGCCGGCAGGTGGCCTTCAGCAGCGCGTCCGCCTTCGGCCATGACGCGGCCACCACCACCGCCTTCCATGAGGGCGTGGAGAAGCAGGTGGCCACAAGTCTGGGCTTTGAATCCGGAGCGCTGACCCAGACCGCCGTGGAGAACGGGACCTTCACCGCGAGCCGCACGCTGGACGCGGCGAAGCGCGTGCTGATGCAGGAGGACGAGGCCCACACCCGTTACGGCTACCACTACGACGCCTCCGGGCGTCTGCGCGAGGTGCTGCTGCCGGACGGTGCGACCCACCGCGTGCACTACGACGGCCACGGCCGCGTGGGCCAACTGGTGCGTCAGGGCATCGCCACGGTGGAGTACACCTACGACGCGACGGCGGGGTTCATCGCGCGGAAGAGCTACGCCTCGCCATCGGGCGTCGTACAGCGCCAGGTGGCCATGGCCTACGACACGCTGGGCCGGCTCTCCACGGAGACGCACAGCGCGACCGCCGGCAGCGGTACGCAGGTCTACCGTTACTACCACGATGGGGCTTCGCCCTCGGGTCCCGCCACGCTGGACCAGAAGGGGTTCCTCACGGCGGTGGCGGGCGACGGCTACGTCAAGATGTTCACGTACCGCGAGGATGGCAAGCTGACGTCCCGGACGCTGGAGCTGACCGGCTGGCGCACAGTCCAGACGCAGCTCGCGTACAACGACGCGGGGGACATCTCCTCCACCACCACCGTGGTGAAGGCTGCGAATGGGACGCCGCTGTCGTCCGACACGCAGGCCTACAAGCTGGACGGCCACGGGCGACTCAAGGAAGCGTGGCTGGGGACGGGCGGCACGACCCCGGCGCCCTGGGCCTCGCTGGCCTATGACGGCGAGGGACGGGTGTCCTCCGTGGACTTCTCCGGGGGGACGCACGTGGGCTTCGGGTATGACGCCCTCACCCGGCGGCGCACCACGCGGGTGCAGTCCACGCCCACGTGGAACGCCACCACCGCGCAGCGGCTCAACGCCCGTGGCCTGGTGGAGTCCGAGGACTTCACCGTGGGCGCGCAGTCCTGGCAGCGCGACTACACCTATTCGCCCCAGGGCTTCCTCACCCAGGCGCAGGATGCCCATGACAGCTACCTGTATGGCTATGCGCCCGAGGGGCTTCCCCTCTCCATCGAGGAGAACGGCACGACGCGTCCGGTGACGCGCGTGGGCAATACGCTCACCGCGGGGAGCGCCATCTACACGTTTGACGCCCTGGGCCGCGCGGTGACGAAGGGGAACCTTCAGCTGACGTACGGTCCCAATGGGCACGTGGCCAGCGCGACCCGTGGAACCACCCAGTGGCATTTCCTTTACGACGAGGGGGGCCAGCGCATCCTCAAGCGCGAGGGCGCGACCCCAGTGGCCGCGTACCTGGAGGCGGGCGAATACCTGGATGCGTCTGGCCTCACGCTTCCCGTGCACTTCGCCGGGCAGTTGGTGGGTGTCATCCAGCAGGGTGTGTTTCGCCCGTTGGCGGCGGACGCGCGGGGCACGTTGCTGACGGACACGGCGGGTGCTCCGTTCGTGGCCTCGCCCTATGGCAACCGCACGACGCACCCGGATGTGTCACCGGCGCTGGAGTTCGTGCAGAAGGGGTACGACGCGGACCTGGGCCTCATCCGCATGGGAGTGCGGGACTACGACGCCACGCTGGGGCAGTTCCTCTCACCGGATGGTCTGTTCCTGGAGTCGCCGGACCAGTGTCTGGCCAGCCCCAGCGAGTGCAACCTCTACTCCTACGCGCGCGGCAACCCGACGGGCTTCACGGACCCCAGCGGCAAGTGCTCGGCCAGCCTGGAGACGGGGATTGACTGCATGGGCCCCGCGCTGGCGCAGGGTGCCGCCATCGAAGCGGAGATGGTGGATGCGTGGCGGGGCGGAAACTATGGCACTGCCACCGTCGCGGGCGTCCTGAACGTCGGGAATGGCGCCATCGTCGTCTCGATGTTCCTGGTGCAGGGCGTGGTGGACGTCGGAAATGGGACCTACATCGCGACCTCCGGCTTCATGGAGGGGAACTATGACAAGGCATTGAGCGGGTCGGTGCAGACGCTGATGGCCTTCACGTTCGCGCGGTTGGGGCAGACGGCCACGGCGTTGAGTGCGGAACTCTCTCCGGCGGGGCGGATCGCCGCCGGGTTGGCCGCGGGCAAGAGCGCCGCCATGGTCGAGTCCTCCTCGATGTCGACCGCCTCGAGGATCGTTCCCAAGGCTTCGACAGCAGCGCCGGTTGTTACCGCTGGATCGGAGGCGGGAGGATCCATCGCGGTCCAGCCCAAGCGCATCTATTCCGCGCGTGAGCTGTTGCGGCGGGTTGAGGAACCGGGCCCGTACCATAATTTCCCGGAATCATTTAATAAGCAAATCTTTGAACAGGGGACACGCACGAGCACGCCGAACTTTTTCACCCGGCCCAAGGCCGGGTGGAGCAGCGAAGGGGTCATGTACTCAATGCCTGGTAGCGTGAACGGAGTTCAGGGTACATTCGAGATCGGCGTGAGGGTCTCGAACTCGAGCAAAGTCGAGCTGATCATGCATCGCTTCTTCAAGCCGACCCGATGA